DNA sequence from the Macrobrachium rosenbergii isolate ZJJX-2024 chromosome 55, ASM4041242v1, whole genome shotgun sequence genome:
AATTTCTTCACGTAAATGTTGTAATCATGAAAGCATATCCTGGAAAATATCACAACTTAAGAATACGCTATATTTTCTAATACTCTTCTCTTATgctattttctataataattgtGATGTTACCTTGTATATGAATACCCTTCCATAACGTAACCAATTTTGCTAGCGTAATTGTTATCATACAATtcgaatagagaaaaatatatgcTTGACTTCCAGGAATTATTCAAGATTATGCTCTGCTGTTTGTTTAACTGCTTTGCTAAAATTATTTACAACAATGCCTCGTCATCTACAGGAACCACCGAAACTATGGTTCCAATAAAGGGTCACTTATGagcaaaagaaataagcaaaatgaTCCTAAAACCAAAAGTGCTCTGATGACACAGTCAGTAATGAAACCCCAAAAAACTTTGGTTTTACCCTCACCTTTCTGTTCATCACTATTTGAGCCAGAAGGAACGTCGTCTTTTGGAGAACTATCTGCAGGCACTGAAGTCTTTTGGGAACTATCCTGATCTGGGGTACTCTCTGATGACTGATCCTCTACAGACATCTGTTCGTGCATGGCTTGAAAAGAACTTCCCTGGAGTTTGACTTCTAACTGGGTAGAGTAATTTAACTGAAGAGATATTGACTGTGGTGTAAGCCTTCCAGTATCTTCACTAACAGCGCTCAAGTATTCATCTTCATTAACAATGTATGGAGTTTCCGCATTCTGATAAACCTCTGGATCATAAGGAAGACTGGTAGACCTCACaaacatttctttcttgtttttatcacATGCTTGGTCCACATATGATAAACTTGCTGCCCTAGCTGGTTCACAGCATGTTGAAGCCACAGGTTtatcaaaactaaaaactaaaggTTCTGAAGAATTAATACTTTGGGAACGACAAGCAGTACAGTTAGGCATTGGACAAACAGCACTTGGAGAAGCCAAAACAGACTCTTGACTTGCTTGGGATCCTTCACGAGGAGCAGGTGGAAATCGCTCAGTTACTCGTCGACGCACTTCTGCCAGTTCTGAATCAAGACTTGCTGTTGAATCAGAGTCACTTGTTCCCGCTCGTCGTTCCGCTTCCTCCTTTTTAGGAGAAATTGGCTCATGTTTCTCTGGTATTTCATATTGGTGCTCAGCAGGAACAGTAACAGATAGTGtcttttgcttcaaatttttttgCAGCTCTCTTGTATTGTCTATCTGTTTTGAAGAGATTGCCGAAGGTTTTGTTCCAGCTGCATCTGGCGAAGAAACTAAACCTGTGGGACCAGCAGCATTAGCAGGGTCCTGAGAATCAACAACACTGAGAATAGTATCTAACAATTCACTGTAAAAATCTGTATCTCCAGGCTCTCCCTGCTGAAGAGTTGAACTTGAACCATCTCTTTCACAGGTCACCTGAAGACTTGACTTTTCTTCCATGTCTGTGCTAACTATATCATCAGTAACAGAACTAGTTTCAGAGGGAGCCACAATCACAGGTTCATCTGCTGCAAGTGATGTCTTTGTTGTGGTAAGATTATGAACAGAGTCTGACCCATTTGTTGGcagtttcacttctttttctggAGTTAATGTAATATCTGGATGTCCTGATTTAACAGTAAGATCCTCTTCATTCTGTGCCACTTGTGTGATCGATGGTATTTCAGAGAGAGCTTCTGAACTCCAAGAGGCACCAACATCagacgaagatgaagatgctctGAAAGCTGGTTTAGAGCTTACTTGATGGGGCCTTGTGTTTTTACTCTTCTTTGATGAATCACTTTCATTGACCACAGACTCATCTGCAAACTGACCCTTATTAGAAGAATCTGTATCTGACTCACCAGCTGGGGGTTGTACAACAGGCTTTTGCGCCAAATCTAAAGTTGAACCAGTATTGCTGGAGATACAAGGAGCACAACTCTGCAGTATCCTATCAATTGCACTACTTCTGCTACTGTTACTACTAGTACTGATAGAACTGTGACATCGTCTTTCTAATTCAGTAATTTCTAGCTTTGAGGTTTCATTTGCTTGAGATGTTTCATAGCTATCGGTATTCTGTTCATCACTGCCATCTTGTTTACCAGATTTTGAGCCTTTTCCAAGCTCTGAACCAATTGAATATGATCTTCTACGTTCTCCTGGGAATTCATTGTCAAAATAATGTAGTTTCTGAAGTCTGACTCCAGTAATATCtgacttttgtttctttaaaattcccACACGAACAGACCTTTGCTTCATATAGTTTGACTTCTGCTTTTCTATTCTACTTTCAGACTCAGGCTGCCTTTTTTTCAATGAGGATTTTTCAAAAGTTGATCGCCTTGGGGAAGCTGGTTCAGATGAGATTTTAGGTGGTCTCCCAGATATTATAGGGGACCTAGAATATTCCCTAGTTTCAGTCCTTTCACTGTAAGATAAGCTGCCACtacatgaattttctttctttagaatactATGTTCCTGAATGTGTTGAGATTTCAGTATTCCAGTTACAGCACTACCTAAACTTGCAGCATCTGGGAGGCTTTGGGGAACGTCTTTCATCTTTCCTGGAGGGGGATCAAACAATTTTCCAGGTGCTGggagattttcatatatatgtactactTTTGCAACCAAGTTTTTTGGCTTTTCTTCTGTGGCATCAATATTAACTTCCGCTTCACTGTGAGTGGATATGTCTATAACTCCAGCCTTATAGACTTCAGGtacattttcataaatgtgaCTTTCACTTGCTGTGCTACTAGTGACGGAAAAATTTCCTTGTAGGGCTTCAACTGGTTTGATAGATTCTTTAAAGACTGACTCAAGTGGTTGGGCCTGTTCTAGAATAGTTGATTCTATTTGTTCTGTTGCAATTCTTAATAATGAATTCTGTTTATGAAGCTGCTTCTGTGTTTTTTTATCCTCCTGGTTTGGACTAGTGTCTTGGTTTACCaaggatttattattatcatcgataTCCGATTCAAAGTCTCTTCCTTGAGGAGGAGACATGAGATCTAATACATTTTCACGGGAATCTTTCTTCTTCAATACACCAACAATGCGGCAAGATGAATTACTCTTCATAATGGGAGGTGTATCAATAGGATTTGTAATCTCAACACAGCTGAGACTGGAGAGCCGAATGTTCTCAACACTACGGCTCTTCGCTCTAATCTTCCCTGATACACCACGTGCAAATATTTCACTAACCGTTGATGTTTTATTTGCATCAGTTACAGCAGCCTCGAGTTTATCTTTCTCAAACTCACTCTCAGTTTGACTTCTTTTGAAGGAAGGCAAATGAGCTGGCTTCGAGGTGCTACCATCATCACTGTCTAATGCTGGCTCACTAGCAAGTCTAAAGTTTCCCTCAGATATAGTCTTTGTAAGTCTACGATGGCTTGGCATCAGTTTTCTTGTAATCCTGTTTTCTTTGTGAGTGGGAGACCTTTCCTTATCAGGCTCTCCTCCCAATCTTATATTCTCAATTCTTATCTCATTCCCACTAGAAGTAAGTAAATTTGCCTTAGGTGGAATGTTGACGTAAGTTACTTCTGGCTCCTGTTTTGCAATTGTGTAGGCACTTGGAACATAAAGGTCCCCATGACTtccaaaaacttttatttcagtataAGCAATCTCTACTTCCCTTCCTTCAACAGATGCAACATCACTTATGTTCTGGTTTGATTCGAAGACATCATCTTCTAATACTGAAGGACTCTTCAAATTAGGAGTGGATTCTGCTTGTTGTAACTCATCAGACTTGGAGAATTCAAAGGATGTTGACGAAATAACACGACGCATTCCATCCCCATCTTCTTCACTATTTGGGCTAATGCATTCCCTGCTCCTACTAATGTCTTTTGGACTTAATGTAAAATGAACACTATGTATCTCTTGTTTCAAAACAGTAGGAGATCTAATAACTTCCTCTTTCGTGATGCCTTCTAATATGTCATCTGACTCTTTATTACTATTAGAATTTAAAACAGGAATTAAATGTTTTGCACCTTGTGTGTCAGTCTTATTTTGGTCAGCAATTTTATGTGACACAGCATCCTTTGGAGAACTAATGCTAATTGTCCTTTGGCTAGTTTTTGTTTCATCTGCATTGTCTAAGAGACAACTATTATCATTCTTGTGTTCTTTGACATCCATGGCAAATGCTTTGTAATCTTTCAGATTTCTCTCATTGTTTGTTAATGACCGACTTTCTGTTTCACTTGCGTCTCTGCTCTGACTCTCGGTAGCGTCTTTAGTGCCTTCATTCACTGCTGAGTTTTCAACTTCTTCCTCTGTCAAAGATTCGTCAATCTGATCACCAGTAAGAGATATTTTTTCGAGTTCATCTATTTCATCATCTGCTCTTTCTTGATCCCCCAGTGAAGTTACTGTTAGTTCCTCTCCTTTTTCACTCGATCCATCATCTGCATCATCAGTTTTCCTTACGTCTGGTGGTTGGTCATTCATGCTTCCTTTGATGGAGCGTATTTTTTCAATCATTATACCATCATCTTGCTTGAACTTTGCAATCATTTCGTCCCTTCGTGTTACAGATACTTTTGTAGCATTTTGTTCTCGTTTTAGATTGTCTTTCATCTCATCACTTTCATTAGGAATATCTTTCTTAAGCTCATCCTCATGCTTATCAGTGTCTTGTGATTTTTTCTCTTCCAATTCCTCTTTCTTTACCTTTACCTCTGCTTCTGCttgtgtctcctcctcctcctcctcctcctcctcctcctcctcctcatcctcctcctcctcatcctcctcaccATAGTTAGCGGTATCATTGTTATCCTCCTTCATCAGGTTACTTTCCTCTGGTATCGAGTTTCTTATTTTGCCGAGGTCTTCGGGTTTCTCTTGATTATTTCTTTCACACTGAGGAGGAATACAGCTATTTCCTTTGCTCTCCTTCACTAGTTTAATGGAATTTTCTTTCTCCACATCCTCCTTAATTTCTGAATCGATGCCACTTTCCACAGCTTTATGGTTCGGGTCAGTCATTGACACTTCTTTGTTTTCCGCTGATTTTTCCGTTTGTGATTGTGCTTCCTCTTCATCATTGTCATTCTTTGATTCTGTGTCTATTTTTCTTCGTCCTCCCAGTCTATCATTTTCCTTCATGTCTATCTCTTTGCTTTCCTGAGGTGAATTTTCATCAGATTTAATATCCTTGGGTAAGCTGTCACTTTCCTTATCGCCATCTGCTTTCTTACTAGCATCCTCTATTATTTTGCTATCACAAGTTGTGGTATTTTCTACCGATTTTTCAAAAAAGCTGCCAATAAATTTGCTTCGTTTTTCAGATTTAGCGCTACCCTTGAAATGCTCTTGAATTAACTTTTCATTTCGAATTATTTCTCGGGGCTTTTGTTGCTGGTTTTCAAAGAACTGAATAATTTCAGCATCCAATTTCCCACTCATTTTTGACGCCATGTAAACATATCGTTGACGATTATCCTGCTGCGATCTGTTTTCAATAAAAGTGTCCAGACGTTGTCTACAATCTGAAATTTCTCTACGCATAGCTTTGAAAGGCTTTGCTTCTGTCTCTACGTTGCATACATTCTCAGTCTGCTCATCTAGTTgtcctttgttgtttttgttatccAAATTACCTTCTGAGTCAAATTCTTTTCTAACTTTCTTTCCACTTACATTTGGCTCTTCCTCTAATTCATTAACTATTTTACTTTCATCTTCTGTGGGTTCGTCAGGCTTCTTCTCTGCATCACTTCTCTTAATACACTGTTTTGCGCTTTCACTAGTTTTGTGTGTATCTGCAACATCACCCTGAGCAGTTTCCTTTTGCTTGACATCATCTTTCTGTGACTCTGTATCACTACTTTTCGCATCTTCGGTGCCTTTGACAGACGAAACGCTGCTTCTGCGAGAGTCTCCATTgctagattttttctttccatttagtttccCAAGTTTCTGGTTAGAATTCTCTGTTTTTTTGCAACTGGAAGGAGGTGAATTCTTAGGCGATCTCTGAAAGAGATTTTTTCCCTGCGGGGAAACAACCTTTATAATCCTTCCATGTGTTAACCTTGGCGATGGGGATTTCTTCGATATATTAGGAGACGCCGCCTTTTTATGTGATACTCGTGGTGATTCTGCTTTGGGAG
Encoded proteins:
- the LOC136835431 gene encoding uro-adherence factor A-like isoform X17, whose product is MVATEQDGGSIKPSTAVAGEPLKPDTCDPKRLEAEGERTYQCSADTGPGRVLHERSVDHTACTCCDKQLGSKEVHCSENRNAIVAAYSSSENIHETDNVANVCCKVKVQQSKEIIYKSDSEKNSDLNIFAVTSDNSSFILSNVSSVIEPNNDVIKCDDVTSVVAGEDNHLEQYKSSQRTDASSVEILENEANEYKETGKTEGKRSIENKGSVAVSDNQGNQNGTNLVPDNDPENLEGPWSSPQLAKVVQELVVCKKFNMTTAQAKKRQHNISRLDIPTKDRTVIFDSTKLSSKVKTEKVEISGIVGLETKKDSGSHDDLLKGVARKLKSSASRSKKSVTEKDKSSEIYSGTPEPCNSLQPQEVSGNSNPAAEGRRLYTKNPRNDGKKQLTHRSKFFGRGHGDINKIEGTRGKGKPSEESKFLPSPKIEKLSHSPQFHKGKLSSSAKRDAPVTQSSPHQSPMRLRHQPSLKGSPKSESRRSSCSSSCHSPKLNSSRRNSPRLGSKTPSSNSPKSSPKAESPRVSHKKAASPNISKKSPSPRLTHGRIIKVVSPQGKNLFQRSPKNSPPSSCKKTENSNQKLGKLNGKKKSSNGDSRRSSVSSVKGTEDAKSSDTESQKDDVKQKETAQGDVADTHKTSESAKQCIKRSDAEKKPDEPTEDESKIVNELEEEPNVSGKKVRKEFDSEGNLDNKNNKGQLDEQTENVCNVETEAKPFKAMRREISDCRQRLDTFIENRSQQDNRQRYVYMASKMSGKLDAEIIQFFENQQQKPREIIRNEKLIQEHFKGSAKSEKRSKFIGSFFEKSVENTTTCDSKIIEDASKKADGDKESDSLPKDIKSDENSPQESKEIDMKENDRLGGRRKIDTESKNDNDEEEAQSQTEKSAENKEVSMTDPNHKAVESGIDSEIKEDVEKENSIKLVKESKGNSCIPPQCERNNQEKPEDLGKIRNSIPEESNLMKEDNNDTANYGEEDEEEEDEEEEEEEEEEEEETQAEAEVKVKKEELEEKKSQDTDKHEDELKKDIPNESDEMKDNLKREQNATKVSVTRRDEMIAKFKQDDGIMIEKIRSIKGSMNDQPPDVRKTDDADDGSSEKGEELTVTSLGDQERADDEIDELEKISLTGDQIDESLTEEEVENSAVNEGTKDATESQSRDASETESRSLTNNERNLKDYKAFAMDVKEHKNDNSCLLDNADETKTSQRTISISSPKDAVSHKIADQNKTDTQGAKHLIPVLNSNSNKESDDILEGITKEEVIRSPTVLKQEIHSVHFTLSPKDISRSRECISPNSEEDGDGMRRVISSTSFEFSKSDELQQAESTPNLKSPSVLEDDVFESNQNISDVASVEGREVEIAYTEIKVFGSHGDLYVPSAYTIAKQEPEVTYVNIPPKANLLTSSGNEIRIENIRLGGEPDKERSPTHKENRITRKLMPSHRRLTKTISEGNFRLASEPALDSDDGSTSKPAHLPSFKRSQTESEFEKDKLEAAVTDANKTSTVSEIFARGVSGKIRAKSRSVENIRLSSLSCVEITNPIDTPPIMKSNSSCRIVGVLKKKDSRENVLDLMSPPQGRDFESDIDDNNKSLVNQDTSPNQEDKKTQKQLHKQNSLLRIATEQIESTILEQAQPLESVFKESIKPVEALQGNFSVTSSTASESHIYENVPEVYKAGVIDISTHSEAEVNIDATEEKPKNLVAKVVHIYENLPAPGKLFDPPPGKMKDVPQSLPDAASLGSAVTGILKSQHIQEHSILKKENSCSGSLSYSERTETREYSRSPIISGRPPKISSEPASPRRSTFEKSSLKKRQPESESRIEKQKSNYMKQRSVRVGILKKQKSDITGVRLQKLHYFDNEFPGERRRSYSIGSELGKGSKSGKQDGSDEQNTDSYETSQANETSKLEITELERRCHSSISTSSNSSRSSAIDRILQSCAPCISSNTGSTLDLAQKPVVQPPAGESDTDSSNKGQFADESVVNESDSSKKSKNTRPHQVSSKPAFRASSSSSDVGASWSSEALSEIPSITQVAQNEEDLTVKSGHPDITLTPEKEVKLPTNGSDSVHNLTTTKTSLAADEPVIVAPSETSSVTDDIVSTDMEEKSSLQVTCERDGSSSTLQQGEPGDTDFYSELLDTILSVVDSQDPANAAGPTGLVSSPDAAGTKPSAISSKQIDNTRELQKNLKQKTLSVTVPAEHQYEIPEKHEPISPKKEEAERRAGTSDSDSTASLDSELAEVRRRVTERFPPAPREGSQASQESVLASPSAVCPMPNCTACRSQSINSSEPLVFSFDKPVASTCCEPARAASLSYVDQACDKNKKEMFVRSTSLPYDPEVYQNAETPYIVNEDEYLSAVSEDTGRLTPQSISLQLNYSTQLEVKLQGSSFQAMHEQMSVEDQSSESTPDQDSSQKTSVPADSSPKDDVPSGSNSDEQKDHSESSSNQLAEEMSQLRLENEKLSARNRSLQREVEELRRVKESMVEEDLQLKPQINQMTMELTHAKEALSALKADRKRLKAEKFDLLNQMKQLYATLEDKEKELRDFIRNYEQRMKESDESLRHLAAERDETEREKWNILKHARDESEKVVKLSAQLGLKEAEIKKLQDDLEMDGSMPIQIKLSPKLDVKENVIQGLSKSPLQTSEVRKQLTSVGYYSDAESVRTNGLPTPTASTPTCSPQPVSTPTPTPNGRGSSADSGVRLSSDRDSTASHDGTPTITVEHGSFDCDTLSVCSSATAASLYYHACGMGTPKESPSLSPLYATPSCIRDDRGGDSTPTGGPMPSGHSLNSSAMSGLASSNASSGGLSRSAEQLCERLAETSDTSKGRGSNTLSRKSNKSGGTWGSISRVFARQKKRAALDASLYDGNGSDKRASWSPSSSLCVSPLTEESYSEKLRLLEEAQHIPLERWKAPTVLAWLEVTLGMPQYGAMCAENVRSGKVLLELNDSELEAGLGISHPMHRKKLRLAIEELREPRLSRYPRISALGHTWVSSEWLPDLGLPQYCDAFANNLVDGRLLEALTKKELEKHLGVHRKFHQASIIHGVHLLRIVRFDRQILAERRRQSENVDCDPIVWTNLRWVKWARTIDLAEYADNLKDSGVHGALVVLESSFTADTMATALGIPQSKNIIRRHLATELESLVNPASLARGGAHRVP
- the LOC136835431 gene encoding uro-adherence factor A-like isoform X15: MVATEQDGGSIKPSTAVAGEPLKPDTCDPKRLEAEGERTYQCSADTGPGRVLHERSVDHTACTCCDKQLGSKEVHCSENRNAIVAAYSSSENIHETDNVANVCCKVKVQQSKEIIYKSDSEKNSDLNIFAVTSDNSSFILSNVSSVIEPNNDVIKCDDVTSVVAGEDNHLEQYKSSQRTDASSVEILENEANEYKETGKTEGKRSIENKGSVAVSDNQGNQNGTNLVPDNDPENLEGPWSSPQLAKVVQELVVCKKFNMTTAQAKKRQHNISRLDIPTKDRTVIFDSTKLSSKVKTEKVEISGIVGLETKKDSGSHDDLLKGVARKLKSSASRSKKSVTEKDKSSEIYSGTPEPCNSLQPQEVSGNSNPAAEGRRLYTKNPRNDGKKQLTHRSKFFGRGHGDINKIEGTRGKGKPSEESKFLPSPKIEKLSHSPQFHKGKLSSSAKRDAPVTQSSPHQSPMRLRHQPSLKGSPKSESRRSSCSSSCHSPKLNSSRRNSPRLGSKTPSSNSPKSSPKAESPRVSHKKAASPNISKKSPSPRLTHGRIIKVVSPQGKNLFQRSPKNSPPSSCKKTENSNQKLGKLNGKKKSSNGDSRRSSVSSVKGTEDAKSSDTESQKDDVKQKETAQGDVADTHKTSESAKQCIKRSDAEKKPDEPTEDESKIVNELEEEPNVSGKKVRKEFDSEGNLDNKNNKGQLDEQTENVCNVETEAKPFKAMRREISDCRQRLDTFIENRSQQDNRQRYVYMASKMSGKLDAEIIQFFENQQQKPREIIRNEKLIQEHFKGSAKSEKRSKFIGSFFEKSVENTTTCDSKIIEDASKKADGDKESDSLPKDIKSDENSPQESKEIDMKENDRLGGRRKIDTESKNDNDEEEAQSQTEKSAENKEVSMTDPNHKAVESGIDSEIKEDVEKENSIKLVKESKGNSCIPPQCERNNQEKPEDLGKIRNSIPEESNLMKEDNNDTANYGEEDEEEEDEEEEEEEEEEEEETQAEAEVKVKKEELEEKKSQDTDKHEDELKKDIPNESDEMKDNLKREQNATKVSVTRRDEMIAKFKQDDGIMIEKIRSIKGSMNDQPPDVRKTDDADDGSSEKGEELTVTSLGDQERADDEIDELEKISLTGDQIDESLTEEEVENSAVNEGTKDATESQSRDASETESRSLTNNERNLKDYKAFAMDVKEHKNDNSCLLDNADETKTSQRTISISSPKDAVSHKIADQNKTDTQGAKHLIPVLNSNSNKESDDILEGITKEEVIRSPTVLKQEIHSVHFTLSPKDISRSRECISPNSEEDGDGMRRVISSTSFEFSKSDELQQAESTPNLKSPSVLEDDVFESNQNISDVASVEGREVEIAYTEIKVFGSHGDLYVPSAYTIAKQEPEVTYVNIPPKANLLTSSGNEIRIENIRLGGEPDKERSPTHKENRITRKLMPSHRRLTKTISEGNFRLASEPALDSDDGSTSKPAHLPSFKRSQTESEFEKDKLEAAVTDANKTSTVSEIFARGVSGKIRAKSRSVENIRLSSLSCVEITNPIDTPPIMKSNSSCRIVGVLKKKDSRENVLDLMSPPQGRDFESDIDDNNKSLVNQDTSPNQEDKKTQKQLHKQNSLLRIATEQIESTILEQAQPLESVFKESIKPVEALQGNFSVTSSTASESHIYENVPEVYKAGVIDISTHSEAEVNIDATEEKPKNLVAKVVHIYENLPAPGKLFDPPPGKMKDVPQSLPDAASLGSAVTGILKSQHIQEHSILKKENSCSGSLSYSERTETREYSRSPIISGRPPKISSEPASPRRSTFEKSSLKKRQPESESRIEKQKSNYMKQRSVRVGILKKQKSDITGVRLQKLHYFDNEFPGERRRSYSIGSELGKGSKSGKQDGSDEQNTDSYETSQANETSKLEITELERRCHSSISTSSNSSRSSAIDRILQSCAPCISSNTGSTLDLAQKPVVQPPAGESDTDSSNKGQFADESVVNESDSSKKSKNTRPHQVSSKPAFRASSSSSDVGASWSSEALSEIPSITQVAQNEEDLTVKSGHPDITLTPEKEVKLPTNGSDSVHNLTTTKTSLAADEPVIVAPSETSSVTDDIVSTDMEEKSSLQVTCERDGSSSTLQQGEPGDTDFYSELLDTILSVVDSQDPANAAGPTGLVSSPDAAGTKPSAISSKQIDNTRELQKNLKQKTLSVTVPAEHQYEIPEKHEPISPKKEEAERRAGTSDSDSTASLDSELAEVRRRVTERFPPAPREGSQASQESVLASPSAVCPMPNCTACRSQSINSSEPLVFSFDKPVASTCCEPARAASLSYVDQACDKNKKEMFVRSTSLPYDPEVYQNAETPYIVNEDEYLSAVSEDTGRLTPQSISLQLNYSTQLEVKLQGSSFQAMHEQMSVEDQSSESTPDQDSSQKTSVPADSSPKDDVPSGSNSDEQKDHSESSSNQLAEEMSQLRLENEKLSARNRSLQREVEELRRVKESMVEEDLQLKPQINQMTMELTHAKEALSALKADRKRLKAEKFDLLNQMKQLYATLEDKEKELRDFIRNYEQRMKESDESLRHLAAERDETEREKWNILKHARDESEKVVKLSAQLGLKEAEIKKLQDDLEMDGSMPIQIKLSPKLDVKENVIQGLSKSPLQTSEVRKQLTSVGYYSDAESVRTNGLPTPTASTPTCSPQPVSTPTPTPNGRGSSADSGVRLSSDRDSTASHDGTPTITVEHGSFDCDTLSVCSSATAASLYYHACGMGTPKESPSLSPLYATPSCIRDDRGGDSTPTGGPMPSGHSLNSSAMSGLASSNASSGGLSRSAEQLCERLAETSDTSKGRGSNTLSRKSNKSGGTWGSISRVFARQKKRAALDASLYDGNGSDKRASWSPSSSLCVSPLTEESYSEKLRLLEEAQHIPLERWKAPTVLAWLEVTLGMPQYGAMCAENVRSGKVLLELNDSELEAGLGISHPMHRKKLRLAIEELREPRLSRYPRISALGHTWVSSEWLPDLGLPQYCDAFANNLVDGRLLEALTKKELEKHLGVHRKFHQASIIHGVHLLRIVRFDRQILAERRRQSENVDCDPIVWTNLRWVKWARTIDLAEYADNLKDSGVHGALVVLESSFTADTMATALGIPQSKNIIRRHLATELESLVNPASLARGGAHRYYPRRPLPSPAWFLKPCPRTPRS